The Chloracidobacterium sp. sequence CCGGACTGCCCGGCTACAGGATGTACTTGCTGAGGTCTTCATTCTGGACGATGTCGGCCAACACCTTGCGGACGTATTCGGCGTCCACCCTAAAGTGTTTGTTTTCCAAATCCGGCGCAGCGAAGGAAACCTCGTCCAGCACCTTTTCCATGACCGTATGCAGCCGGCGCGCGCCGATATTTTCAGTGTTTTGGTTGACCGTGTAAGCGAAGTCGGCCACTGCTTCAATGGCGTCTTCAGTGATTTCCAAGGTGACGCCTTCGGTTTCAAGCAGGGCGACGTACTGCCGAATCAGCGAGTTGCGCGGTTCTGTCAAAATCCGTTTGAAGTCTTCCTTGGTCAGCGGGTCCAGATTGACACGAATCGGAAACCGCCCTTGGAGTTCCGGAATCAGATCGGAAGGTTTGGAAACATGAAACGCTCCAGCGGCGATAAACAGGATATGGTCAGTGCGCACCATGCCGTAGCGCGTGTTGACCGTTGTGCCTTCAATGATCGGCAGGATATCGCGCTGGACGCCCTCGCGGGAGACATCTGGGCCGCTGCCGTTTTCGCGTCCGGCGATTTTGTCAATTTCGTCAAGAAAGACAATACCGGACTCTTCGACGCGCTCAACCGCCAGCCGCGCCACCTGATCCATGTCCACCAGCTTTTGTTCCTCTTCTTGCACGAGGTACTCAATGGCTTCACTGACGGACATCTTACGCAGCTTAGTGCGTGTGCCTGGAAAGAGGCCAGACAGCATGTCGCGGAGGTTGATGTCCATCTCCTCGACGCCCTGCGGCGTGATGATTTCGATGCCGGACGGGAAGCTACGCTCCTTGACCTCAATTTCGACAATCCGATTGTCGAGCTTCCCTTCCCGCAACTGCTGGCGGAGTTTTTCGCGCGTCCGCTGAAAGGCGGCTTCGTCTTCCGGTAGGACTGATTCGCCGTCCCGGCGTGCCGGTAACAAGATGTCCAGCAGACGTTCCTCGGCGTTTTGGCGTGCCTTTTCTTCGACTTCGGCGATTTTTTCCTCGCGCACCAAGTCAACCGCAATGTCCACCAGATCGCGGATGATGGATTCCACATCCCGCCCGACATAGCCAACTTCGGTGAACTTGGAGGCTTCCACCTTGAGAAACGGTGAGTTGGCTAGACGAGCCAGACGACGGGCGATTTCCGTCTTCCCGACGCCGGTAGAGCCAATCATGATGATGTTTTTTGGGATAACATCCTGAGCGAGGTCGGGCGGCAGCTTCTGGCGGCGTACCCGGTTGCGGAGCGCAATGGCAACGGCGCGCTTTGCCGCCGCTTGGCCAACCACATGCTTATCGAGTTCTTGAACAATCTGACGGGGTGTAAGGTCGTCAAGTCGCGGCGTTTCTTCAACAGTACCGGGTAAGTAGATGACCATGGAGGTAACGACGCAGAGGCTTCACTTGAGAATGAACGTTCCCGCCGAGCAGCCGGCGGCAGCGTAGGCGGAACCTTGGCCGCCTACGTGCACATAATCTGATTGGCCCGGCTTGTCAACGGACGAACGGCAATGCCGCGCCTCTCCCATTACAGGCTTCCACTGCATTCACATCTAAAGTCGGATGGAAAGCCTTGCAACTCTACTTGGCGTCAAGCCAGTTCGCGCCGATACGGGTTTCCACAACCAGCGGGACGGTCAACGTCGCCACGCCTTCCATTGCCGTCTTGACCAGCGCCGCCACGCCCGGCGCATCCTCCGCCGGCGCTTCCAGCAGTAGTTCGTCGTGCACCTGCAACACCAACCGCGCTCGTGGAAAGACGCGCGGTAGTTGATCAGCGACCGCGATCATGGCCAGCTTCATCAAGTCCGCCGCCGTCCCCTGAATCGGCGCGTTGATGGCCTCCCGCTCGGCGCGCGCGCGCAGCGTGAAGTTCCGGCTCTGCAAGTCCGGCATGCGGCGTAAGCGCCCGTAAAGCGTCCGCACAACGCCCGTCCGCCGCGCTTGTTCCGGCGTCTCGTCCATATACCGCTTGATCCCCGGATAGGCGGCGAAATAGGCATCAATCGCCTTTTTGGCCTCCTTGCGCCCGATGCCGACGTTGCGCGCCAAACCGTACGCCCCAACGCCGTACGCAATCCCGAAGTTAGTCGCCTTGGCCAAGCGGCGGGTGGCGCGCAGCTCCTCCGGCGTCTGCGCGCCGAACACGTCGCGCGCCGTCCGCTCGTGAATATCTTCCCCAGCTTGAAAGGCGGCCGTCATGCGCGCATCGCCGGTGATGTGCGCTAGCAGACGCAGCTCAATCTGCGAGTAGTCAGCCGAAATAAGCAAGTTGCCCTCCTCGGCGACGAACGCCCGGCGCGTCCGACGGCCCAGCTCCGTCCGTACAGGAATGTTTTGCAGATTGGGTCGCACCGACGACAGGCGGCCGGTCGCCGTCACCGTCTGGGTGAACGTTGTGTGCAGACGGCCGGTCTTGGGATGAACCAAGCGGGGCAAGACAGTGACGTAGGTGTTGAGCAGCTTTTCGTACTCCCGGTACTCCAGAATCAACTTCGGCAAATCATACTTTTCCGCTAGCTCTTCAAGCACATCGGCGCTGGTCGAAATCCTGCCGGTCGCCGTCTTCTTTGAGGTTTCATAGTTGAGCCGTTCAAAGACTTCGGCCACCTGCTGCGGCGAGTTGATGTTGAATGGTCCGCCCGCCAGTTCGTGAATTTCGGTCGTCAGTCGTTCCAGTTCAGCCCGCAGTTCGGTCTCAAGCTCCGCGAGCGGCGTCGGCTCGATGCGGACGCCGGCGCACTCCATCTCGTACAACACCGGAATCAGCGGCAGTTCCATTGTTTCATAGACATTCAGCAAGCCCTCGTCGGTCAACTTTCTCCGCAGCGCTGACTGCAGGCGCGACACGACATCCGCCGGATCGAGCTGTGCGTATGCGGCGGCGTCCAACGCAAGGTGTGTTTCAGCCAACGCAGCCAACGTCAGACGTTCGGCCTTGACGCCCGGATCAAGCAGGTAGCCCGCGAGCAACACATCGTCGGTCAAACTTTCAAAGCGGAAGGTTCGCGTCGGATCGAGGGCGTACTCCGGCGAGGCTGCACCGTGGGGGGGACAGTTGATAAGGTACAGCGCCTGCTTAGCGTCGTAACCGGCTTTCTCGATCAAGCCGTTGGCGAGAACTTCCAGAAGGGCCGCCGTCGTTTCCGTGTCAAGCAGCGTCCGTTCAAAATGCAGTGCGTGACCGACGCCGAACGATAGACTGCCGCGCGTTACCACGCCGGCCTCATCTTCAAAATGAAAGGCGCAGCGGTCGCGCGCATACACGTTATCCAGAGCACGGCGGAGTTCCGCCGGGTTTGCGAGCGTTTGGTAGTTCGTCAGGATTTCAACTGTCGGCGTTGAGGATGGCACCGCCGCCGGAGCAACGAGCAGTTTGGCGAACTCGGCAGTGAGCGCCTTGAACTCTAACCGAGAAAACAGCGCATGACAGGCGGCCGCATCCGGCGGACGGCTGCGAAAGGTTTCAAGATCGAGGACGACAGGCGCTTCGCGGCAAATCGTCACCAACCGCTTAGCCAGTCGAATGGCCGCTTGGTGGTCGCGGAGCGCCTCGCGGTAGGTCTTGCGCGACACTTCGGCGTAACGCTCCAGCGCTGCGTCCAGCGAGCCGAACTGGCGAATAATCTGCACCGCCCCCTTTTCGCCAATTCCGGGAGCGCCGG is a genomic window containing:
- the hslU gene encoding ATP-dependent protease ATPase subunit HslU — translated: MVIYLPGTVEETPRLDDLTPRQIVQELDKHVVGQAAAKRAVAIALRNRVRRQKLPPDLAQDVIPKNIIMIGSTGVGKTEIARRLARLANSPFLKVEASKFTEVGYVGRDVESIIRDLVDIAVDLVREEKIAEVEEKARQNAEERLLDILLPARRDGESVLPEDEAAFQRTREKLRQQLREGKLDNRIVEIEVKERSFPSGIEIITPQGVEEMDINLRDMLSGLFPGTRTKLRKMSVSEAIEYLVQEEEQKLVDMDQVARLAVERVEESGIVFLDEIDKIAGRENGSGPDVSREGVQRDILPIIEGTTVNTRYGMVRTDHILFIAAGAFHVSKPSDLIPELQGRFPIRVNLDPLTKEDFKRILTEPRNSLIRQYVALLETEGVTLEITEDAIEAVADFAYTVNQNTENIGARRLHTVMEKVLDEVSFAAPDLENKHFRVDAEYVRKVLADIVQNEDLSKYIL
- the polA gene encoding DNA polymerase I, yielding MTTAPAPRHRIFLVDAMAHIYRAYYAVRGLATQAGQPTNAVFGFTSILRKLQKTYTPEYLVVAMDSAAPSFRKAWYDAYKAHRAEMPEDLQEQIPVIEEVCDALRIARVKVDGYEADDLIGTLARLAVEQGLEAVIVSNDKDMAQLVGDGVSLLRVDTKSGEFVLCDRAGVEAWIGVPPEQVVDVLALWGDSSDNIPGAPGIGEKGAVQIIRQFGSLDAALERYAEVSRKTYREALRDHQAAIRLAKRLVTICREAPVVLDLETFRSRPPDAAACHALFSRLEFKALTAEFAKLLVAPAAVPSSTPTVEILTNYQTLANPAELRRALDNVYARDRCAFHFEDEAGVVTRGSLSFGVGHALHFERTLLDTETTAALLEVLANGLIEKAGYDAKQALYLINCPPHGAASPEYALDPTRTFRFESLTDDVLLAGYLLDPGVKAERLTLAALAETHLALDAAAYAQLDPADVVSRLQSALRRKLTDEGLLNVYETMELPLIPVLYEMECAGVRIEPTPLAELETELRAELERLTTEIHELAGGPFNINSPQQVAEVFERLNYETSKKTATGRISTSADVLEELAEKYDLPKLILEYREYEKLLNTYVTVLPRLVHPKTGRLHTTFTQTVTATGRLSSVRPNLQNIPVRTELGRRTRRAFVAEEGNLLISADYSQIELRLLAHITGDARMTAAFQAGEDIHERTARDVFGAQTPEELRATRRLAKATNFGIAYGVGAYGLARNVGIGRKEAKKAIDAYFAAYPGIKRYMDETPEQARRTGVVRTLYGRLRRMPDLQSRNFTLRARAEREAINAPIQGTAADLMKLAMIAVADQLPRVFPRARLVLQVHDELLLEAPAEDAPGVAALVKTAMEGVATLTVPLVVETRIGANWLDAK